The segment TGTAAATTAGCTGCTAATTTAGAAACTATTTTGACCACTTTTGATGCATATATTTTCTGAAAGTTGTATTTGTTCTGTGCACAGTGGAGCAAAGTTAACAGTTTTACTCACAAGCAGAACTTATCTTCTTCATCCCTGTATTACACCATTTCATATTGGTTTGCAGTGATGAATCGAGACAAACAACATGCCAACAACATTCCAATTAActggaaaagggaaaaaaaaacaacttggtGTGATTTCATGACAAAAGTGATAGAATTCTGATCTGGGACATGAACAGCTTTTTACTTTGTGTGCCAGTATTTACGTGAAGGACAGACAGGTGTAATCTAACATAATTCTGTTTGAATCTGGTCACACAGATAGGCAATGGGTGAGCCCAATGACATCACATCAGGTCTCCCTCCAACACCCTTCCAAGACAGCATTCCCCTATCCTTACCTCGGGAAGGGGGCACAATTAAAACAAAGCAAACCAGCTAAATGTGACAGCAGATTTCATTACTATCATTGAATGGATTCGGATGACAGTGTCAACCATCTTTACTATCATGGAGAGCCTGAGGAAGGATAATTTACTTATAGTAATAAGGGGTTAGATAATGAACTTACTTTCCTAGAAATTTTCCAGAGTTCCTAAAATGAATCCCAGCAGATAAATTTGTGCATCAGGTGTGCAATGTCAGAAAGTGACCCCAATAATGACTGTACCTGTAGGAAAGCAATTCCAAACGCAACCCCAGCAATAATTCCCATGTTTGTCTCCATGAAGCTGGTCACCAATTCATAACAGCCctacaaataaaaaccaaacaagTTAATGACATTTTCTCTTTAATTCTTAGTTAGACATTTATTCTTCACTTAGCACAGCAGACAATCCTTCCTAATGTCACTAACACAGTAACGTGTGAAACCACAAACCAACATCTTGGAAAGATTCCTTGTGTTAATCTAATTGAATTCTGACTGTCTTTTATCAAATATATGTGACAATCCTTCCTTTTGGCTTTCTCCCTTAAAGACGCTGACACTGTGCAGATGATGGTTCTACTAATGTCAGCAATCACCTTGTACTTTGCAATAAAGATGTCTTTTAGCCTTCCTGGGCTTATAGTCTGGTACTATAGGGAGGAATcaatggatgtggtttactttgactttcagaaggcttccAATAAGGTGCCATATGAGCGATTTAAAACAAATGGGAATGGGGATAGTGTACTGCCATGAATAGGGAACCGTCTGGTCAGCAGCAAACAAAGtcggaataaatgggtctttttccaagtggctgccagtgactagtgggatacctcagggatcagtgcttgaacCTCAACTATTCATAACATATATTagtgacttagatgaggaaactaaatgtaatgtctccaagtttgtagattttacaaagcagGATGGGAGAGTGAACTGGGAAGAAGATGGAGAgttgcttcagtgtgatttggttAAGTTCAGTGACTGGCAAGGCATATGAAGCATATTATGGATAAatttgaggttatccactttggtggcaaacaCATGAAAACTTTATCATCTGAATGATGATAGATTGCACCAGGGGAGAGTCAAACGACACCCGAATGTCCTTGTATGTCATTTGGTATAAGTAAGCAGGCAGCTTCAGCAGgcagggaagaaaacagatggtATGTTGGGCTTCATGTTGAAAGGATTTAAGTCTTGATGCATTTGGGTCTTGGgcccttggttagaccacacaccgagtattatgtgcaattttggtaTCCTTATCTGAGGGAAGATGTTCTGGTTATGGAGGGacaaaaggtttaccagactgattcctgggatggcaggactaacatGTGATGAAGACAGACTGCATTGGTTctgactatattcactggagtttagaaggaggtggtggtgaatcTCATTAAAACCCATAAAAGTCTGACTGAACTAGACAGGGTAATCGCAGgtaagatgttcctgatgaccggTGAGCccggaaccaggggtcacagtctgaggatatggagtaagccattcagaaatgaggtgaagagaaattccttcaccctgacagcagtgagcctgtggaattcgctgctacagaaggctgtcaaggccaatacattgaatgtttttaaggggGAGTTGGATATAATTCTTAGGGCCAAAAGGCAAAAAGGGTACTGGGAGAAGCAGGAACTGGGTATcgagttgaatgatcagctgtGGTCATATTGAAGGGCTGGTTTGTTTACTCCTCTCCTATTTTCTATCTTTCGATGTTTTTTAACCTCTCTGTTCTACCATGTCCTTTTGCTGACCTGTCCTAATATTTCCTTCTTTGGCTTGGTCAAATTTTGCCTACTTCACCGCCTGGGTAATTCATGGAGGTGTTGCTATGATACAGAGGCTATACAAATGCATGTTTATGTTGCACAAAGATAAATTTTGATTTAAACTTTACTTCCAAGTATTTACCTACCGTGACAAACAGTCTGAGCAAAGTCCTCACTCTCAAGAAACAAATTCCTTGCATCAATGTTTATAAATACTAAAAACTTGTGGTTTGCAGTAGCAACAAGGTACTCATCAATTTATAGCACAGGTTCTAAGAAATATCAGTCATGGGAATAAAATAACAGAAGTTAGTTCTCCATGGGAAAGGCGATGTTGTTGGATGGAacaatgcatttatatagcaataGCACATAAGTCCATTTAATTAAATCACTGGGTTGCAATCCTAGAACTCCGTCCCTAACAGCATGGAGGATATTCCTATAATTAATGGGCTGCAGATGTTCAAGAAAGTAGTgtcccatcaccttctcaagggcagttactgacgggcaataaatactagcctggccaatgatgcccaaAACCCTATCaaccaaaataaaatcaaacagtCATTAACTCTTCAGGACTTTGTTTTAGTACTCTGCTAACTTCAGAGTCCAAAAAACTGTATATTCAAGCCCACTAACTGATTTGGAGCATAAATTTAGACTGCTCTTGCAAACAATTGGGGTCAGCAGGCAggataaaaacaaacaaatgtaGCAAATTGCACAAGACAGGCTGTGATAAAGTTTCTCTTCATTAGAATGTACGTTTTCTGACCatttacaaacatacaaatgcagaacaaaagtAGGCCTTTGGCCCTtcaaccctgctctgccatttaataaggtcatggctgatgtgattttaacctcaactgtaCATTCCTGTATATCCcagataatctttcattcccttggtCATCAGTAGGGATTGCCATTTTGTAAAATAATACAATTACAGTTCCAATTTTATTATTTGTAGGACCTACAGAAATCACACTCTCAATATTTGAGTTGGCATACTTTTTTTtaaggacatttaagcaactcttgaaaAGGCACAGGAGGATCGTAAAATGAAGGGTAtccagggtagtttgatcttgcagtaggataataggtcggcacaacatcgtgggccgaagggcctgtactgtgccgtattgttctatgttttatgttctatttttAAACTACGACCCCCTGGTTCTATgttcacccacaagaggaaaaatcctttccacatccacccagtcaagtcctctcaggatcttacgtctcaattaagtcacctctgattcttctaaatgccaaagGATACAGGACTAGCCTTTCCCCATacgcaatctgctcattccaggtatcagttTAGAAAAGAGatacaaagaactacagatgctggagtcagagataacacagtgtggagctggaggaacacagcaggccaggaagcatcagaggagcaggaaagtcgatgtttcaggtcaggcTCTTCAGTAAACCTTGTCTCAACTGCTTCCAATTCATTAACATCCTTTCACAAATACAGGGAAAGTagtgtacacagtattccagatccAGTCTCATGAATTCCCTGTGTAAGTAAAGCATTACATCCCTATTTATTCATTAAATTTCCCTCACAATGAGAAAAGATTCTGATAGCTTTCCTGAGTTCATTGCTTCAATCCTTCCACAAAGCAGCACAGCCCTAACCATAAAACGACAGCACTGAGCATTTCTGGCAATTCATATCTTTAAGataattaaacagattttcttgTTACAGTTAGTGGATCGCaactgaatggtggaggaaaGAAAGTAGGCAGGGTCATTCATGAATAACTTTACACATTAAAATTAACGGGCATGAGACAGCATTGAGCTGGTTGCTAATTGTGTCTCTGTGTCTTGGCCAGGTGATCTTTCTTTCGGTCGGAGTACTTAAGCAGGAAAATCCTGAAACGTCAAACATGAGTCCTATCTGCATTTTTAAGTTCGAGGCTTAAAATTTCAAGTTTGGAGGAGCTGTAAGTTCTCCCAGTGTTTTAACATTCTTTGCTCAAAAAAGAAATCACAGATGAATTGTTCCTTGTGGAACATTGCAGTTTTCATGCTCTGTATAGCTGCATTATTGTGACTGCACTTAAAATATtgttcattggttgtaaagtgagTTAGGTTATCTGAAGGCAAGgacaataaagaaataaattctCACTATATGTTTCATATCCTTTGTATATTTAAAAGTAAAATTATGTACAAAATCCAACGTGCAAATGCAGTAATACTTCTCAAAAACCCCACATGTGCCTATACCTGTTGGTAGACTTTAGTGGCAGCAACAGTCATGTTCCGCAAATCCTCTGGGTTACAGTCACTGCTGTTTATACAACAACTCCGAGGGAAGCTGTGCTCAGGCCAGTAAGTGCTGGTGATCCAGTTTGTGTAGTTCTGCACTCCACAGCAGCGTAGCTGCAAGAGAGACATTTGAtttgcttcagtgtgattttgcTGACAGCAAGATAAAGAAATAACTTCTAAAATTTGAGACTGAACCATACAAGAGAAAGGAACAGggaaaaatgaaaaacagaaaattggaCTCATAAAACACTAAGCACTGTTGTTTTAATTAAACTGGACCTTTGACTTCCCCATCAAGAATGAAAATACAGATAATCAATGCAGACCTCAAAAGAGAGCTGCCCACAATCCTCTTGCCTTCAGTGTTGCCACATTTGCATTGGGAATTTGATTCTGGCCCTAACTATAGGGGGTGGCTGGGTTTCTGTAGAGCCATGTTGAAATGAAGCATTGTACCGTAGACTGGCAGGTGCGTCTCAGGCATCCTTGAACCTCATCTGGCTCAACACTGAATATTTTGATAACCATTCAAATTAAAATTGGATTAAAAGTATAGGTTGGGATTTCTGACTCTGTCTTGACTATTTTTTTCAGCAGAATTGGCAGAACAGAGGTTCTGCCATGTGCTGGTCATTCCTGCGTCCATCCAGTTTCCTGCCAAActggcaggaaagctgatgtccaATATATGTTGACGGACTGTAATGACGTAAATTACAGAAATACATCAAAATTAAAATTGTTATTTGTGCTCTAGAAAAGCTGAACGGAGGGAAAACCTGTTTACTCTTGCTGTCCAGAGCGGCGATGGGTAACCTAGTGgctatttaaatgtaattgttcaAACAGCCTATGTAGTCAAACCAATTAAATCTATGATTATACGCCAAAACATTACAGGAAAgctgtggaatcattggaaaagatgcagaggagatttaccacaatgttgcaaggaatggagggaaggtcttacgaggaaaggttgagagcactAGGGCTTTTCAATTTAGaacgaaggatgagaagtgacttgatagaggtgtacaaagtgatcagaggtatagatagaatggacagccagagactttttcctagggtggaggtagctattacaagggggcatagttttaaaatgagtggaggtagacataggggagacgtcagaggtaggttctttactcagagtggtcggggcgtggaatgcattgcaggagaGGGTAGCAGAGTcatcctcattaggggcatttaagcggctattagataggcattttgatgatagtataaaggtaggtgtggaggttagatagacctaggtttaggataaaagtttagcacaacatcgtgggccgaagggcccataccgtgctgtactgttctatgttctatgttcagaaaATGTCATAATTCAAAGGCCAAATCCTGGGATAACTATAACTGTCAGACCATGTACGTTATTGTTACACCCATTTAGATCCTTCTGAGATGCCAGATGCACTTGTGGATGTCTGAAACCAAGCTTAAAAGGAGTCTTAACTTCCGTTAGCAATCTGCTATCTTTGTCTGTAGGTACAACTCTGCATCCTGGAAACAATATTGGGCAAGTGGTAACAGGGGTATCTCAGTACCCAGGGGTACAGGGTTCCTCAGAGAAGCAGTTTCACAATGTTTAAGACTAAATTAAGCTTTCACTCTTCCTCAGTGGGTTTTGTACCAACCGCCATGTTTGCAAGCCAAAAGTTCGGCAcgaacatcgtgggccgaagggcctgtactgtgctgtgctttacTGTACTACACTATGTTCTAACACTGATGTTTTTCCTTGATTTACACCAGCATTGAAGCATGAAGACTGAGtccttttatttgttttaattgtgGATTGAAATGTGAAAAGAACAGTTTGAAAATCCAATTATGGCTGTATGGTTTGAAAGCAAGCAATTATATATTCATTTTGAAAGCTGTTTGTATGGATGTCAGTTATAGCAGACTAACTCAAGCTGTTTGATTGTGTACAGATGGAGCTTTCGTTGTCAAGAAGTTCATTGGTCTATGGatcagttattgatgacaaaggccttctacttaccaacaacaatgtgattggttctcagtTAACTGAGCAGCTTGGAGCTGGAAACAAGATACAGAGAAGCCATCTGACCTCCACCAGCTTGGAGTTCTCTCTCCATTCGGTGTAGTAAGCCATTTTAAACTCATAGAAAATCAGTtcatctttccttcagcagttgcttTAGGCTGTGATTTTTAATTGATAACTCAAACAACTTTTGCAAACCAGTGAAAGCGTCCACTGAAGGACAACTGTAAATTAGTCTTTTGACCCGCATAATAGTGCCTTGAAAGtctcaggtagatagggtagtgaatgtggtgtttggtatgcttccatttattggtcagtgtattgagtataggaggtgggagaccatgttgtggttgtacaggacatcggtcaggtcactactggaatactgcacgcaattctggtctccctgctttaggagagatgttgcaaaacttgcaagtgctcagaaaagatttacaaggacgctGTCAGGGTtagagggcttgagctacaggaaCAGGCTGAATAGACCGAGGCTATttaccctggagcatcagaggctgaggggtggcaatgtagaggtttataaaatcacgagggtcatggatagggtaaaggtctttttcccagggtggggggagtctaaaactagaccgCATAGGTtttaaggggaaagatttaaaagggacctaagggatgagttggacagaggggtctgtttccgtgctgtacatcactatgactctatgacaagaaTCACCTCAGAACCAGAATCACTGAATTGTTTTTTCCGATTTCCCTTCTATCCATAATTCATGTTCTTCTCCCCCTCTGTCTGTGGTCTGTGTAAAGGGAAGTCAACAAGGGGATTAGAGGTTTAATTGCATGAGTAGAATTACATGACAATGGTTTACAATATTTTTACGCGCAGCTTGAGGCTATTTATTTGTAAAAAGTAGTACCTCCTGTTCAGtccagaaacctggtccatgttCCTTTCCCACCACCTCAAGGAAGCCTTCAATCTCTAATATGGCCGTTCACTTCCCCAGCACTGATCGTAGAGCTCCATTCCAACTCAAAACTGCTCTTTCAGCTCTTTTTCCCCCACCCTTCCCCTTACCTAACCTGGTGTCCCCATTTTTTGCCCTGATTGTCACTTATTCAGCTCTCTGTGAATTATGTTGTTATGtaattccaactttttaaaaatctgtgcgCAGGGATTGATATAAGTGCGTGCTGAAATAAAAGCAGTGAAGGGATATACTCATAAACAAGGTGTAGCAACATCTAGACAAGCTTTCAGATCTGGTTTCAGCATTTACAATATACGCTTTTGTCGAAAAAGCCAATTTCTTTTTAATAATCCTTGCTGACCCCATAGGAAAAGAACTAATTACACTTGACACAACAGTTATAAATGACTTACACTATTCTGTACATCATCCACTGCATGACTTTGCTCGTCTTTTCCATTGTAATTATGAACAGCATCTGTGTAAGTCTTGAAAAAGATGTCCTTGATCTGTTGTAAAATGGAACGATATTTAATATCTGCACAAAAAATGCTATTGTTTATATTTTGCTAAACAAATTGCACTAAAATGTTCCAAAGCACATTACAGCTGGATCAGCAGACTGAATAGCAAGGAAGAAAGCTTAGAAGATGCAA is part of the Stegostoma tigrinum isolate sSteTig4 chromosome 12, sSteTig4.hap1, whole genome shotgun sequence genome and harbors:
- the tspan7b gene encoding tetraspanin-7b — encoded protein: MASRRMETKPVITCLKTLLIIYSFVFWITGVVLLAVGVWGKLTLGTYISLVAENSTNAPYVLIGTGTTIVVFGLFGCFATCRGSPWMLKLYAMFLSLVFLAELVAGISGFVFRHEIKDIFFKTYTDAVHNYNGKDEQSHAVDDVQNSLRCCGVQNYTNWITSTYWPEHSFPRSCCINSSDCNPEDLRNMTVAATKVYQQGCYELVTSFMETNMGIIAGVAFGIAFLQLIGMLLACCLSRFITANQYEMV